One window from the genome of Carassius carassius chromosome 15, fCarCar2.1, whole genome shotgun sequence encodes:
- the LOC132157978 gene encoding uncharacterized protein LOC132157978, protein MGNYRSKLRRAGCLEVSINGGKRRGLQPQRNIKRPKRFEINFLPNFPDGEDEASMESKRKEMVEEMKKRRLNVALIARNMNSTFALRRKELIEKEPAVKNTVERWPALFTQSQIMAEFNRISGKNLQTEYFQELDRFTPRFIDIFRAKGGDIRSKLKKILQQIENDVSSSTYYNSFSKAKQMLLLLLFFALCCVSAIQYTFL, encoded by the exons ATGGGCAATTACCGCTCAAAACTGCGTCGAGCTGGATGCTTGGAGGTATCCATAAATGGTGGGAAAAGAAGAGGACTGCAGCCTCAGAGAAACATCAAAAGACCCAAGAGGTTTGAAATCAATTTTCTACCGAACTTCCCTGATGGTGAAGATGAAGCCAGCATGGAGTCCAAAAGGAAAGAGATGGTGGAAGAAATGAAGAAACGTCGTCTTAACGTTGCACTGATAGCCCGGAACATGAACTCTACATTTGCCTTGCGTAGAAAGGAATTGATAGAGAAGGAGCCTGCTGTGAAGAATACAGTGGAAAGGTGGCCAGCCCTCTTCACACAGAGTCAG atcatggCAGAGTTTAATCGTATATCTGGCAAAAACCTGCAAACTGAATACTTTCAAGAACTGGACAGATTTACTCCACGTTTCATCGATATCTTCAGGGCTAAAGGTGGAGACATTCGTTCCAAACTTAAGAAGATTCTGCAGCAGATTGAAAATGACGTAAGCTCCTCGACTTATTACAATTCTTTTTCGAAAGCAAAACAAATGTtgcttttgctgttgttttttgctCTGTGTTGTGTAAGCGCTattcaatatacatttttataa